Proteins from a single region of Caloramator sp. E03:
- the abc-f gene encoding ribosomal protection-like ABC-F family protein produces MIALSLNKIQKSYGIEVILKDITFAINEYEKVGLVGPNGAGKTTLFKIICNELKPDSGDIFIGQNKKIGYLSQNLDLDENLTVFEETMNVFSNIKNIENRLRELEILMSKENFNSNEYKKLLNEYGHLQEEYERNNGYGCESFAKGMLIGLGISNEDFSKKIANLSGGQKTRVALSKLLLSNPDILLLDEPTNHLDLDAIQFLENFLKEYKGTVLIISHDRYFLDEITNKTFELNNGIVEEYNGNYSFFIAEREKRLEQSMKEYSLQQKEIKRLEEIIERYRSFNREKSIKQAESREKALERIQRLEKPLTEDKTAKIKFDVKYKSGNDVLIVEDLSKSFNDKTLFTNLSFMIKRGEKTALVGENGRGKTTLFKMICGKLNPDNGMIRLGKNVYIGYYDQEQKDLSPDKMIIDEIWDDYPNLTITQVRNYLAAFLFTGNDVFKKVESLSGGEKCRLSLLKLMLSKANFLLLDEPTNHLDILSREALEKALLEYEGTLFVISHDRYFLNKVINKILEMEDGNITEYLGNFQYYISKKNSNQDEIIVNIEGKTKTEIREEKRKLRELQIKKKQQKEELKKIEKMIEETDLKIQELQSLMCLEETYKDPEKAIKVNKEFENTKKILDELYQRWEELLIEVEE; encoded by the coding sequence ATGATTGCATTATCTTTAAATAAAATACAAAAAAGCTATGGTATAGAAGTAATATTAAAAGATATTACATTTGCAATAAATGAATATGAAAAGGTTGGATTAGTAGGACCAAACGGAGCAGGTAAAACTACCCTGTTTAAAATAATTTGTAATGAACTAAAACCAGACTCTGGTGATATTTTTATAGGTCAAAACAAGAAAATTGGATATTTATCCCAAAATTTAGACCTTGATGAAAACCTTACAGTTTTTGAAGAAACAATGAACGTTTTTTCAAATATAAAAAATATAGAAAACAGGTTAAGAGAACTTGAAATACTAATGTCAAAAGAAAACTTTAACTCTAACGAATATAAAAAATTACTTAATGAATATGGTCACCTTCAGGAAGAATATGAAAGAAATAATGGCTATGGTTGTGAAAGTTTTGCCAAAGGTATGCTGATAGGTCTTGGAATATCAAATGAAGATTTTTCAAAGAAAATAGCAAACCTTTCTGGAGGTCAAAAAACAAGGGTAGCATTATCTAAGCTTTTGCTATCTAATCCTGACATACTCCTTCTTGATGAGCCAACTAATCATCTTGACCTTGACGCTATACAGTTCCTTGAAAACTTTCTTAAGGAATATAAGGGAACTGTATTAATAATATCCCATGACAGGTATTTTCTTGATGAGATTACTAATAAAACTTTTGAGCTTAATAATGGGATTGTAGAAGAATACAATGGCAATTATTCCTTTTTTATTGCTGAAAGAGAAAAGCGACTTGAGCAAAGCATGAAAGAATATTCTCTTCAGCAAAAAGAAATAAAAAGACTTGAGGAGATTATAGAAAGATATAGATCTTTCAATAGAGAAAAAAGTATAAAGCAGGCTGAAAGCAGGGAAAAGGCTTTAGAAAGAATACAAAGGCTTGAAAAACCACTCACTGAAGATAAAACTGCTAAAATCAAATTCGATGTTAAATACAAAAGTGGAAATGATGTGCTTATTGTTGAAGACCTTTCAAAATCCTTTAATGATAAAACTTTATTTACCAACCTATCTTTTATGATAAAAAGAGGAGAAAAAACAGCACTCGTTGGGGAAAATGGCAGGGGAAAAACAACTTTATTCAAGATGATTTGTGGAAAATTAAATCCCGATAATGGAATGATAAGGCTTGGTAAAAATGTTTATATAGGATATTATGATCAGGAACAAAAAGACTTATCACCTGACAAAATGATAATAGATGAAATTTGGGATGATTACCCCAACTTGACTATAACTCAGGTAAGAAACTACCTTGCTGCATTTTTATTTACAGGGAATGATGTGTTTAAGAAGGTTGAAAGCCTATCTGGAGGAGAAAAATGCAGGCTTTCTCTTTTAAAACTTATGCTATCTAAAGCTAACTTTCTCCTATTAGATGAGCCTACAAACCATCTTGATATACTCTCAAGGGAAGCCCTTGAAAAAGCTTTATTAGAATACGAGGGAACCCTATTTGTTATTTCCCATGATAGATACTTTTTAAATAAAGTAATAAACAAAATACTTGAAATGGAAGATGGAAATATAACTGAATACCTTGGAAATTTCCAATACTATATTTCAAAGAAAAACTCAAATCAGGATGAAATAATAGTAAACATCGAAGGAAAGACTAAAACAGAAATAAGAGAAGAAAAAAGAAAGCTTAGAGAATTACAAATAAAAAAGAAACAACAAAAAGAAGAACTTAAAAAAATAGAAAAGATGATTGAGGAAACAGATTTGAAAATTCAAGAACTTCAAAGCTTAATGTGCCTTGAAGAGACATACAAGGATCCAGAAAAGGCAATAAAAGTTAACAAGGAATTTGAAAACACAAAAAAGATTCTTGATGAGCTTTATCAAAGGTGGGAAGAGTTGCTTATAGAAGTGGAGGAATAA
- the alsK gene encoding allose kinase produces MEYKDYVIGIDIGGTNIRIGMVDKEGELYNFIIQSSSFLSNPNTSVSMLKKYINDYISKYSIGKLLAIAIGFPSTISKDKKIVYSTPNLTGFNNINIVDNFENDFKVPVFIDKDVNYLLKWDIRNKKINDKEIIIGFYIGTGYGNAICINGNFLSGKNGVAGELGHIPVLGGKDICGCGNEGCMEIYASGKKLSQIKDKYFPKTEISNIFLEHADSKYIKKFIDNISIPVATEVNIFDPDVIIVGGGVLQMKGFPFDEFERCLYRHLRKPYPAENIEILYSEQNQISGILGAAYCAHESIGSIL; encoded by the coding sequence ATGGAATATAAAGACTATGTTATAGGTATAGATATTGGGGGAACGAATATAAGGATTGGCATGGTAGATAAAGAAGGAGAACTTTATAATTTTATAATTCAAAGCAGTAGTTTTTTAAGTAATCCTAATACATCTGTATCAATGCTAAAAAAGTATATTAATGATTATATAAGTAAATATTCAATAGGAAAGCTTTTGGCAATTGCCATAGGATTTCCATCAACCATAAGCAAAGATAAAAAAATAGTTTATTCAACTCCTAATCTTACAGGCTTTAATAATATTAATATAGTAGATAATTTCGAAAATGATTTTAAAGTACCTGTTTTTATAGATAAGGATGTTAATTATCTTCTGAAATGGGATATTAGAAATAAAAAAATAAATGATAAAGAAATAATTATTGGATTTTATATAGGTACTGGTTATGGAAATGCAATTTGCATAAATGGTAATTTTTTATCAGGTAAAAATGGTGTTGCAGGTGAATTAGGGCATATTCCAGTACTCGGCGGTAAGGATATATGTGGATGTGGAAACGAAGGATGCATGGAGATATATGCGTCAGGAAAGAAATTGAGTCAAATAAAAGATAAGTATTTTCCTAAAACAGAAATATCTAATATATTTTTAGAACATGCTGATAGCAAATATATAAAAAAATTTATTGATAATATATCTATACCTGTTGCTACAGAGGTAAACATATTTGATCCTGATGTAATTATAGTAGGAGGAGGAGTTCTTCAAATGAAAGGATTTCCGTTCGATGAATTCGAAAGGTGTCTTTATAGGCATTTGAGAAAACCTTATCCTGCTGAAAACATAGAGATTTTATATTCAGAACAAAATCAAATTAGTGGTATTCTTGGTGCAGCATATTGTGCACATGAAAGTATAGGTAGCATTCTCTAG
- a CDS encoding glucose-6-phosphate isomerase family protein, which produces MYLNSKEPFFTMFDREKLILSNFSDFEERKISDLKGYFLNEAIRQKMEYDNNTIVYKVYKQNVPHEEGELLHCITIIEPGNVDGEFFMTKGHYHVNENCAEIYYGQSGMGLLIMQNGNRVEKIEMNAGTIAYIPAGWGHRTVNIKESEPFVFFSIWPAQSGYNYQKSIDEPFKCRVFRKNNGYELKYFI; this is translated from the coding sequence ATGTATTTAAATAGTAAAGAGCCATTTTTTACAATGTTTGATAGAGAAAAATTAATTTTATCTAATTTCAGCGATTTTGAAGAAAGAAAAATATCAGATTTAAAGGGATATTTTTTGAATGAAGCCATCAGACAAAAAATGGAATATGATAACAATACAATTGTATACAAAGTATATAAACAGAATGTACCTCATGAAGAAGGAGAGCTTCTTCATTGTATAACAATAATTGAACCTGGAAATGTTGATGGAGAATTTTTTATGACAAAAGGACATTACCATGTAAATGAAAATTGTGCCGAGATATACTATGGACAATCAGGAATGGGACTGCTTATAATGCAGAATGGAAATAGGGTAGAAAAAATTGAGATGAATGCTGGTACGATTGCATATATACCTGCAGGATGGGGGCATAGAACAGTAAACATAAAAGAAAGTGAACCTTTTGTATTTTTTTCAATATGGCCTGCTCAATCGGGTTATAACTATCAAAAAAGCATTGATGAACCATTTAAATGCAGAGTTTTTAGGAAAAACAACGGATATGAATTAAAATATTTTATTTAA
- a CDS encoding redox-sensing transcriptional repressor Rex, protein MNKKTMISMAVIRRLPKYLRYLGELLNNDITRISSKELSERTGFTASQIRQDLNCFGDFGQQGYGYNVRELYDQISKILGLNRSYTTVIIGAGNIGQAIANYTNFEKLGFVLKGMFDKNPKLIGIKIRDLEVRDVEELPDFLENNKIDIGIICVPKKQAQGIADIFVKNGIKAIWNFAPTDLTVPDDVIVENVHLSESLLTLSYRLNEDKLFKDK, encoded by the coding sequence ATGAACAAGAAAACTATGATTTCAATGGCTGTTATCAGGAGACTCCCTAAATATCTCAGGTATCTCGGAGAACTTTTAAATAATGACATAACAAGGATATCATCTAAGGAACTTTCAGAAAGGACGGGCTTTACAGCATCTCAAATTAGGCAGGATTTAAACTGTTTTGGAGATTTTGGACAGCAAGGCTATGGATATAACGTAAGGGAGCTTTATGATCAGATAAGCAAAATATTAGGACTAAACAGGAGTTATACTACAGTTATAATCGGAGCAGGAAATATAGGACAGGCTATTGCAAACTATACTAATTTCGAAAAGCTTGGATTTGTATTAAAGGGAATGTTTGATAAAAATCCAAAGCTAATTGGTATTAAAATAAGAGATCTTGAGGTTAGGGATGTTGAAGAGCTTCCAGATTTTCTCGAAAATAATAAAATTGATATTGGAATTATATGTGTTCCCAAAAAGCAGGCTCAAGGTATTGCGGATATTTTTGTTAAAAATGGAATTAAGGCAATATGGAATTTTGCTCCAACAGATTTAACTGTTCCAGATGATGTAATAGTTGAGAATGTACACTTAAGCGAAAGCCTATTGACTTTAAGCTATAGGCTAAATGAAGATAAACTTTTTAAAGATAAATAA